The Oscillatoria sp. FACHB-1407 genome contains a region encoding:
- a CDS encoding agmatinase family protein, with product MTDNPLFQSPNNSSQTEAQRALERETQLPLTGWQQEVSQGLEYGLEAAASIRDRSIPTFSRGELPHFAGINTFLKAPYLEDVRKVGNYDVAIVGVPHDSGTTYRPGTRFGPQGIRRISALYTPYNFEMGIDLREQITLCDVGDIFTIPANNEKSFDQISKGVAHIFSSGAFPIILGGDHSIGFPTVRGVCRHLGDKKVGIIHFDRHVDTQETDLDERMHTCPWFHATNMANAPAKNLVQLGIGGWQVPRQGVKVCRERATNILTVTDITEMGLDAAVNFALERALDGTDCVYISFDIDCIDAGFVPGTGWPEPGGLLPREALYLLGKIIQQAPVCGLEVVEVSPPYDVSDMTALMATRVICDAMAHLVLSGQLPRREKPAYIHDECNMNVDVPWT from the coding sequence ATGACTGATAATCCTCTCTTTCAAAGTCCTAATAACAGTTCTCAAACTGAAGCCCAGCGTGCTCTAGAACGCGAAACACAACTCCCCTTAACCGGGTGGCAGCAGGAAGTGTCTCAGGGGTTGGAGTATGGTTTGGAAGCGGCGGCAAGTATCCGCGATCGCTCCATTCCGACTTTTTCACGCGGTGAATTACCTCACTTTGCGGGTATCAACACCTTCCTCAAAGCTCCCTACTTGGAGGATGTACGAAAGGTGGGTAACTATGACGTGGCGATCGTTGGGGTGCCCCACGATTCCGGTACTACCTATCGCCCTGGAACTCGCTTTGGTCCTCAAGGCATTCGGCGCATTTCCGCCCTCTACACTCCCTACAACTTCGAGATGGGGATTGACCTGCGGGAACAGATTACCTTGTGCGATGTAGGTGACATCTTCACGATTCCTGCCAATAACGAAAAATCCTTTGACCAGATCTCTAAGGGAGTGGCTCACATCTTCAGTTCGGGGGCGTTTCCCATCATTTTGGGGGGTGACCACTCCATCGGCTTCCCAACAGTGCGCGGGGTCTGTCGGCATCTGGGTGACAAAAAAGTCGGCATTATCCACTTCGATCGCCACGTTGATACTCAAGAGACTGACCTGGACGAGCGGATGCACACCTGCCCCTGGTTCCACGCAACCAACATGGCAAATGCCCCGGCCAAAAATCTGGTGCAGTTGGGGATTGGTGGGTGGCAGGTGCCGCGTCAGGGCGTTAAGGTCTGCCGGGAACGGGCAACTAACATCCTGACCGTTACCGATATTACGGAAATGGGTCTGGATGCCGCCGTAAATTTTGCTTTAGAGCGAGCACTGGATGGCACCGATTGCGTCTACATCAGTTTTGACATCGACTGCATTGATGCGGGCTTTGTCCCTGGCACAGGGTGGCCCGAACCTGGTGGATTGCTGCCTCGTGAGGCACTTTACCTGCTGGGCAAAATCATCCAACAGGCTCCTGTCTGTGGTTTAGAGGTGGTTGAGGTATCTCCTCCCTACGATGTCAGTGACATGACCGCTCTCATGGCAACTCGTGTAATCTGTGACGCGATGGCGCATCTCGTTCTATCGGGACAGTTGCCTCGGCGT